Within the Maribacter sp. BPC-D8 genome, the region ATAACAGGCGAGATGATGTCAGGCGATCAAATGCAAGACATTTTAAGCAATTACACCTGCAAATTAGATGGTAGTGTAGAAGATTGGGCAAAAGACCAAGAGACAGTCACAGAAAAAGATTTAATGCAAAAAGAAGATTTGTTCTACTGTTTACATAACGCAGTTAGAAGTGGTCAATTAGGTCATGCTACAGTACCTACAGGTTTTGACCCTATGGGCAATGGTGGTGTTATTCATGAACGAAGACATTCTTTAACCTACATGGTTTCTAAAGATACTAGTTGGGATGACACTGATTTAAGCACCTAGATTAATTAGCTGTAGTTCATAATCTTATCAGTCGACAAACCGAAAACCTTCACTATTATCTTATAAATAAATCATTAAATGAAAATTCCTGAACTAATAGTAAGTTTCATAAACAAGAGTATTTCACTAGAAAATTTTTGCCTGCCACATTTCTATCCTAAAATAGATTTATTTGAAGAGTTTCAAATAGGCTATAAGGTCAATGGTAATAGCGGTAAAAAAATTACTGGTGAAGCAGAAGGCGATTTTCAAGAGAACTGGTTTGTAATTTGTTCTGGATATTCAAACGACCCCTTTTTTATTGATATTAATGAAGAAGAGGAAAATTTTCCTGTTTATTTTGCATGGCATGGTGCAGGTAGCTGGGTGCCCATAAAAGTCTCTGAAAACATATTAGAATTTACTGATCAGCTTAATTTTTTAAGTGATTTAGAAGCTAACGAAGAACAAATACAAGAGAAATTAAAATCCAAAATCGATATAAAGAATAAATTTTGGGCAGAAGTATACAGTGAGTATGAAGAATATGATGATGATGATGAATAAAGAATCGTAATAATCTAAAATAAACATTTAAATAAACGTTGTAAACCGGGTTAATAGCGCAACTTTAGAATAGCACCAAAATCATACTTTAAGTCAAATACAATAATATATAGTGGTTAATAGCTTATAAGCTCTCGACTATCATCAAATTAAAAAAATGAAATTATTTCCAACAATTGAAGAGGTATTTAAAGATCCGAAAGAACATTATAAATATATCTTTTTCCCATTATTATCTATTGATTTAAAAGAA harbors:
- a CDS encoding SMI1/KNR4 family protein produces the protein MKIPELIVSFINKSISLENFCLPHFYPKIDLFEEFQIGYKVNGNSGKKITGEAEGDFQENWFVICSGYSNDPFFIDINEEEENFPVYFAWHGAGSWVPIKVSENILEFTDQLNFLSDLEANEEQIQEKLKSKIDIKNKFWAEVYSEYEEYDDDDE